One Paraburkholderia caffeinilytica DNA segment encodes these proteins:
- a CDS encoding aldehyde dehydrogenase — translation MDKKSLAFWQDKAATLSIEGRAFIDGEYRDAAGGRTFDCLSPIDGKLLAKVADSGAAEVDAAVAAARRAFDSGAWSGLNPRKRKAILLRWAASIREHMDELALLETLDAGKPIADTTSVDVPGAAYCVEWFAEAIDKVGGEVAPADHHLVGLVTREPIGVVAAVVPWNFPILMASWKFGPALAAGNSVVLKPSEKSPLTAIRLAQLALDAGIPAGVFNVVPGAGEPGKLLALHQDVDCLAFTGSTNVGKLIMQYAGQSNLKRVWLELGGKSPNIVMPDCPDLDRAANAAAGAIFYNMGEMCTAGSRLLVHKDIKDVFLDKLIAAARSYTPGNPLDPQTSMGAIVDNVQLERVLGYIEAGRAEAKLLLGGSRVKQETGGFYIEPTIFEIPAAGAKVAREEIFGPVLSVITFDTVEEAVRIANDSEYGLAAAVWTSNLTTAHEVSRKLRAGTVWVNCYDEGGDMNFPFGGYKQSGNGRDKSLHALEKYTELKSTLVRLR, via the coding sequence ATGGACAAGAAATCTCTCGCATTCTGGCAAGACAAAGCCGCTACGCTTTCGATCGAAGGTCGCGCGTTTATCGACGGCGAGTACCGTGACGCCGCAGGCGGCCGCACGTTCGACTGCCTGAGCCCGATCGACGGCAAGCTGCTCGCCAAGGTTGCCGACAGTGGCGCGGCGGAGGTCGACGCCGCCGTGGCAGCCGCACGCCGCGCGTTCGATTCCGGCGCGTGGTCCGGCCTCAATCCGCGCAAGCGCAAGGCGATTCTCCTGCGCTGGGCCGCGTCGATCCGCGAGCATATGGACGAACTCGCGCTGCTCGAAACGCTGGACGCCGGCAAGCCGATCGCCGACACCACCTCGGTGGACGTGCCGGGCGCGGCCTATTGCGTCGAGTGGTTCGCTGAAGCGATCGACAAAGTTGGCGGTGAAGTCGCGCCTGCCGATCATCATCTGGTGGGTCTCGTCACGCGCGAGCCGATCGGTGTGGTGGCGGCCGTCGTGCCGTGGAATTTCCCGATCCTGATGGCGTCGTGGAAATTCGGCCCGGCTTTGGCGGCGGGTAACAGCGTGGTTTTGAAGCCTTCGGAGAAGTCACCGCTCACCGCGATCCGCCTCGCGCAACTCGCGCTGGACGCGGGCATCCCCGCCGGCGTGTTCAACGTGGTGCCGGGCGCGGGTGAACCGGGCAAGCTGCTGGCGTTGCATCAGGACGTGGACTGTCTAGCCTTCACCGGCTCGACCAACGTCGGCAAGCTGATCATGCAATACGCCGGTCAATCGAATTTGAAGCGCGTCTGGCTCGAACTCGGCGGCAAGTCGCCGAACATCGTGATGCCGGATTGCCCCGATCTCGACCGTGCGGCGAACGCGGCGGCCGGCGCGATCTTCTACAACATGGGCGAAATGTGTACCGCCGGTTCACGCCTGCTCGTGCATAAAGACATCAAGGACGTGTTCCTCGACAAGCTGATTGCCGCCGCGCGCAGCTATACACCGGGCAATCCGCTCGATCCGCAAACCTCGATGGGCGCGATCGTCGACAACGTGCAGCTCGAACGCGTGCTCGGTTATATCGAAGCGGGCCGCGCCGAAGCGAAGCTGCTGTTAGGCGGGTCGCGCGTCAAGCAGGAAACAGGCGGCTTCTATATCGAGCCGACCATCTTCGAGATTCCGGCTGCCGGCGCGAAGGTTGCGCGCGAGGAAATCTTCGGGCCGGTCCTGTCGGTGATTACGTTCGATACGGTTGAAGAAGCGGTCAGGATCGCTAATGACAGCGAATACGGTCTCGCCGCCGCCGTCTGGACCTCGAACCTCACCACCGCGCATGAAGTGTCGCGCAAGCTGCGTGCCGGTACGGTTTGGGTCAATTGCTACGACGAAGGCGGCGACATGAATTTCCCGTTCGGCGGTTACAAGCAATCGGGCAACGGCCGCGACAAGTCGTTGCACGCGCTGGAGAAGTACACCGAGCTGAAGTCCACGCTGGTGCGGCTGCGCTAA
- a CDS encoding ABC transporter permease subunit translates to MSHPTTSSPAALGAPSGSRLLGSLKKRLSILVPSGRTTVIGVPFMWLFVFFALPFVLVLKISFADLRLGIPPYTDLVTVKDGMVHFAMQLSHYAFLLQDDLYVATYISSLKMAGISTFFCLLIGYPIAYYIARSEPTKRNLLMMGVMLPFWTSFLIRVYAWIGILKDDGLLNHTLMSIGMIHSPLRLYHTDIGVYIGMVYSYLPFMVMPLYAHLVKMDLTLLEAAYDLGCKPWTAFTRITLPLSKNGIIAGSLLVFIPAVGEYVIPELLGGADTLMIGRVMWDEFFNDMDWPMASAVTVAMVLLLLVPMAVFQYYQVKELEDAK, encoded by the coding sequence ATGAGCCATCCCACTACCTCCTCCCCCGCGGCGCTCGGCGCGCCGTCCGGCAGCCGCCTGCTCGGCTCGCTGAAAAAACGCCTCTCGATACTGGTGCCGTCAGGCCGCACGACCGTGATCGGCGTGCCGTTCATGTGGCTCTTCGTGTTCTTCGCGTTGCCGTTCGTGCTGGTGCTGAAGATCAGTTTCGCCGATCTGCGTCTGGGCATCCCGCCGTACACGGATCTCGTGACAGTCAAGGACGGCATGGTGCACTTCGCCATGCAGCTCAGCCACTACGCCTTCCTGCTGCAGGACGATCTGTACGTCGCGACGTATATCAGCTCGCTGAAGATGGCCGGAATCTCGACCTTCTTCTGCCTGTTGATCGGCTACCCGATTGCGTATTACATCGCCCGCTCGGAGCCGACCAAACGCAACCTGCTGATGATGGGCGTGATGCTGCCGTTCTGGACGTCGTTCCTGATCCGCGTCTACGCCTGGATCGGCATTCTGAAGGACGACGGCCTGCTCAATCACACGCTGATGTCCATCGGCATGATTCATTCACCGTTGCGCCTCTACCACACGGATATTGGCGTTTATATCGGCATGGTTTATTCGTATCTTCCGTTCATGGTGATGCCGCTGTATGCCCACCTGGTGAAGATGGATCTGACGCTGCTCGAAGCCGCTTACGACCTCGGTTGCAAGCCGTGGACCGCGTTCACGCGCATCACCTTGCCGCTGTCGAAGAACGGCATCATCGCCGGCAGCCTGCTGGTGTTCATTCCGGCGGTGGGCGAGTACGTGATTCCTGAACTGCTCGGCGGCGCCGATACGCTGATGATCGGCCGCGTGATGTGGGATGAATTCTTCAACGATATGGACTGGCCGATGGCATCCGCTGTCACCGTCGCGATGGTTCTACTGCTGCTCGTGCCGATGGCCGTGTTCCAGTACTACCAGGTCAAGGAACTGGAGGACGCGAAATGA
- a CDS encoding ABC transporter ATP-binding protein: MNSTTLPSVAGATQMARPAHTTKSKSDEFVRIENVVKKFGDSTAVDNVNLSIAKNELFALLGSSGCGKSTLLRMLAGLETVTSGRIFVDGEDLAAMPPYKRPVNMMFQSYALFPHMSVEANIAFGLKQEGTPKNEIKERVADALNLVQMSKYAQRKPHQLSGGQQQRVALARSLVKRPKLLLLDEPMSALDKKIRQKTQLELVNIIEKVDVTCVMVTHDQEEAMTMAGRLAVMSEGRIVQIGSPSQVYEFPNSRFSAEFIGSTNLFEGTVVADEPDHIFVESEDLESRIYVSHGITGPLGMPVGISVRPERVKVSLDKPSTPHNWARGVVSDVAYMGSYSLYHVRLPSGKTVVSNLSSSHLMSEGAPSYNDDVFVYWSPASGVVLTQ; encoded by the coding sequence ATGAACTCGACGACATTACCTAGCGTAGCCGGCGCCACCCAGATGGCCCGCCCCGCACACACGACAAAATCGAAATCGGACGAATTCGTTCGCATTGAAAATGTCGTGAAGAAATTCGGCGACAGCACCGCTGTCGACAACGTCAATCTGAGCATTGCGAAGAACGAACTGTTCGCGCTGCTCGGCAGCTCCGGCTGCGGCAAGTCCACGCTCCTGCGCATGCTCGCGGGGCTCGAGACGGTGACTTCCGGACGCATTTTCGTCGACGGCGAAGATCTCGCCGCGATGCCGCCGTACAAGCGGCCGGTCAACATGATGTTCCAGTCGTATGCACTGTTCCCGCACATGAGCGTCGAAGCGAATATCGCCTTCGGCCTCAAGCAGGAAGGCACGCCGAAGAACGAGATCAAGGAACGCGTTGCCGACGCGCTCAATCTCGTGCAGATGAGCAAATACGCGCAACGCAAACCGCATCAGTTGTCCGGCGGACAGCAGCAGCGTGTGGCGCTGGCCCGCTCGCTCGTCAAGCGCCCCAAGCTGCTGCTGCTCGACGAACCGATGTCGGCGCTCGACAAGAAGATCCGCCAGAAAACCCAGCTCGAACTGGTCAACATCATCGAGAAGGTCGACGTGACCTGCGTGATGGTGACGCACGATCAGGAAGAGGCGATGACGATGGCAGGCCGCCTCGCCGTGATGAGCGAAGGCCGCATCGTGCAGATCGGCTCGCCCAGCCAGGTGTACGAGTTCCCGAATAGCCGCTTCTCGGCCGAGTTCATCGGCTCGACCAATCTGTTCGAAGGCACCGTGGTCGCGGATGAGCCGGACCACATCTTCGTGGAAAGCGAAGACCTCGAGTCGCGCATTTACGTGAGCCACGGCATTACCGGCCCGCTCGGCATGCCGGTGGGCATCTCGGTGCGTCCGGAACGCGTGAAGGTTTCGCTCGACAAGCCTTCCACACCGCACAACTGGGCGCGCGGCGTGGTCTCGGACGTCGCGTACATGGGCAGCTATTCGCTGTATCACGTGCGCCTGCCGAGCGGCAAGACGGTCGTGTCGAATCTCTCCAGCTCGCACCTGATGAGCGAAGGTGCGCCGTCCTATAACGACGACGTGTTCGTCTACTGGTCGCCCGCCAGCGGCGTGGTGCTGACGCAATGA
- a CDS encoding cupin domain-containing protein, which translates to MSIEVATRLQYIRKKNGLSQRELAKRAGVTNGTISLIEQNRVSPSVGSLKKLLECIPMSLAEFFTFEVEVERSVVSRRADMPNLGNESIEFYLAGSSVKDRNMGILREVYQPLSDTGPEMLEHAGHEGGVVVSGQIELTVDGVTWLLDPGDSYYFESRLPHRFRNPSAEHLCEIVSANSPPTF; encoded by the coding sequence ATGTCCATAGAAGTAGCGACCCGCCTGCAGTACATCCGTAAGAAGAATGGCCTGTCGCAGCGTGAGCTGGCGAAACGGGCGGGGGTGACGAACGGCACGATCTCGCTGATCGAACAGAACCGCGTGAGTCCCTCGGTTGGGTCGTTGAAGAAACTGCTCGAATGCATACCGATGAGTCTTGCCGAGTTCTTCACGTTTGAAGTCGAGGTGGAGCGCTCCGTCGTATCGCGCCGCGCCGACATGCCGAATCTCGGCAACGAGTCGATCGAGTTCTATCTCGCCGGTTCCAGTGTGAAAGACCGCAACATGGGCATTCTGCGCGAGGTCTACCAGCCGCTGTCGGATACCGGGCCGGAGATGCTGGAGCACGCGGGGCACGAGGGCGGGGTGGTGGTCAGCGGTCAGATCGAACTGACGGTGGACGGTGTCACGTGGCTGCTCGACCCCGGTGACAGCTATTACTTCGAGAGCCGTCTACCGCATCGTTTTCGCAATCCCAGCGCGGAGCATCTCTGCGAGATCGTGTCGGCCAATTCGCCGCCCACGTTCTAA
- the speB gene encoding agmatinase, translating to MTELIYGDGAIRRPSLYGSSIENTYAGVLSFMRRKYTRELDGVDVVVSGVPLDLATTFRSGARLGPAAVRAASVQLSELHPYPWGFNPFDDLAVTDYGDCWFDAHNPMTIKESIVEHARTILRSDAKMLTLGGDHYITYPLLIAHAEKYGKPLSLIHFDAHCDTWADDSPDSLNHGSMFYKAVKDGLIDPKTSVQVGIRTWNDDFMGINILDAAWVHDHGARAAVERIASIVGERPAYLTFDIDCLDPAFAPGTGTPVAGGLSSAQGLAIVRGLGALNLVGADVVEVAPAYDQSEITAIAAAHIACDLLCLWRQRKVAER from the coding sequence ATGACTGAACTCATCTATGGCGACGGTGCGATCCGTCGTCCGTCGCTTTATGGCTCGTCGATCGAAAACACCTATGCGGGTGTGTTGTCGTTCATGCGCCGCAAGTACACCCGTGAACTCGACGGCGTCGACGTCGTGGTCTCCGGCGTGCCGCTCGATCTGGCCACCACCTTCCGTTCGGGCGCGCGTCTCGGCCCGGCGGCGGTGCGCGCGGCGAGCGTGCAGTTGTCGGAGCTGCATCCGTATCCGTGGGGCTTCAATCCGTTCGACGATCTCGCCGTGACCGATTACGGCGACTGCTGGTTCGACGCGCACAACCCCATGACGATCAAGGAATCGATCGTCGAGCATGCACGCACGATCCTGCGTTCGGACGCGAAAATGCTGACCCTCGGCGGCGATCACTACATCACCTATCCGCTGCTGATCGCGCATGCGGAGAAGTACGGCAAGCCGCTTTCGCTGATCCATTTCGACGCCCACTGCGATACCTGGGCCGACGACAGCCCGGACAGCCTGAATCACGGCTCGATGTTCTACAAGGCGGTGAAAGACGGCTTGATCGATCCCAAGACTTCGGTGCAGGTCGGCATCCGCACCTGGAATGACGATTTCATGGGGATCAACATCCTCGACGCCGCATGGGTTCACGATCATGGCGCGCGGGCGGCGGTGGAGCGGATCGCGTCGATCGTCGGCGAGCGGCCCGCGTATCTGACCTTCGATATCGACTGTCTCGATCCGGCATTCGCGCCGGGCACGGGTACGCCGGTGGCGGGCGGTCTGTCGTCGGCGCAGGGGCTGGCTATCGTGCGTGGGCTCGGCGCGCTGAACCTGGTGGGCGCGGATGTGGTGGAAGTGGCGCCCGCTTATGACCAGAGCGAGATCACGGCGATTGCCGCCGCGCATATCGCGTGCGATCTGTTGTGCCTTTGGCGGCAGCGGAAAGTGGCCGAACGCTAG
- a CDS encoding aspartate aminotransferase family protein, whose product MSYRTEEVAYVQPAIQPSAAAGAQATQQRSTAEYRALDAAHHIHPFSDMGSLNRAGSRVIVKAQGVYLWDSDGNKIIDGMAGLWCVNVGYGRKELADAAYRQMQELPFYNTFFKTTHPPVIELSALLAELAPEPFNHFFYCNSGSEGNDTVLRIVHQYWATQGKHSKKFVISRKNGYHGSTIAGGTLGGMGYMHEQMPSKVENIVHIDQPYFFGEAEGNLTPEEFALARAQQLEAKILEIGPDNVAAFIGEPFQGAGGVIFPASTYWPEIQRICRKYDILLVADEVIGGFGRTGEWFAHQHFGFEPDLITLAKGLTSGYVPMGAVGLHDRVAKAIIENGDFNHGLTYSGHPVAAAVALANLKLLRDEKIVERVKTDTGPYFQKKLRDTFANHPIIGEISGAGLVAGLQLAEDPKARKRFANGGEVGTICRDFCFNGNLIMRATGDRMLLSPPLVINKLEIDEIVSKAKYAIDATAQQLGIS is encoded by the coding sequence ATGAGCTATAGAACAGAAGAAGTCGCTTACGTGCAACCGGCCATTCAACCCAGCGCCGCTGCAGGCGCACAGGCCACGCAACAACGCAGCACCGCCGAATACCGCGCGCTCGACGCCGCGCACCACATCCATCCGTTTTCGGATATGGGTTCGCTCAATCGCGCCGGCAGCCGCGTGATCGTCAAGGCGCAAGGCGTGTACCTGTGGGATTCGGACGGCAACAAGATCATCGACGGCATGGCCGGTTTGTGGTGCGTGAACGTCGGGTATGGCCGCAAGGAACTGGCCGACGCAGCGTACCGCCAGATGCAGGAACTGCCCTTCTACAACACCTTCTTCAAGACCACGCACCCGCCGGTAATCGAACTGTCAGCCTTGCTTGCCGAGCTCGCACCGGAACCGTTCAATCACTTCTTCTATTGCAACAGCGGCTCCGAAGGCAACGACACCGTCCTGCGCATCGTCCATCAATACTGGGCGACGCAAGGCAAGCATTCGAAGAAGTTCGTCATTTCGCGCAAGAACGGCTATCACGGCTCGACGATCGCCGGCGGCACGCTGGGCGGCATGGGCTACATGCACGAACAGATGCCCTCGAAAGTCGAGAACATCGTGCATATCGACCAGCCGTACTTCTTCGGCGAAGCAGAAGGCAATCTGACGCCGGAAGAATTCGCTCTGGCCCGCGCGCAGCAACTCGAAGCGAAGATTCTCGAAATCGGCCCGGACAACGTGGCTGCCTTTATCGGTGAGCCTTTCCAGGGCGCGGGCGGCGTGATCTTCCCGGCTTCGACGTACTGGCCGGAAATCCAGCGCATCTGCCGCAAGTACGACATCCTGCTGGTCGCCGACGAAGTGATCGGCGGCTTCGGCCGGACCGGCGAATGGTTCGCGCATCAGCACTTCGGTTTCGAGCCGGATCTGATCACGCTGGCCAAGGGCCTGACAAGCGGCTATGTGCCGATGGGCGCGGTCGGTCTGCACGATCGCGTCGCCAAGGCGATCATCGAGAACGGCGACTTCAATCATGGCCTCACCTACTCCGGCCATCCGGTGGCCGCGGCGGTGGCGCTCGCCAATCTGAAACTGCTGCGCGACGAAAAGATCGTCGAGCGCGTCAAGACCGACACGGGTCCGTACTTCCAGAAGAAGCTGCGCGACACCTTCGCCAATCACCCGATCATCGGCGAAATCTCCGGTGCGGGCCTGGTGGCCGGCCTGCAACTCGCCGAAGACCCGAAAGCGCGCAAGCGCTTCGCCAATGGCGGTGAAGTCGGCACGATCTGCCGCGACTTCTGCTTCAACGGCAACCTGATCATGCGCGCCACCGGCGACCGGATGCTGCTCTCGCCGCCGCTCGTGATCAACAAGCTGGAAATCGACGAGATCGTTTCGAAGGCCAAATACGCCATCGACGCGACCGCACAACAACTCGGAATTTCGTAA
- a CDS encoding glutamine synthetase family protein, whose protein sequence is MHEIDDFLKQNRVTEIEAIIPDMAGIARGKIIPRSKFESGESMRLPQAVMIQTVTGDYPEDGTLTGVTDPDMVCVPDASTIRMIPWAVDPTAQVIHDCVHFDGTPVAISPRRVLRRVLELYKAKGWKPVIAPELEFYLVDMNKDPDLPLQPPIGRTGRPETGRQAYSIEAVNEFDPLFEDIYEYCEVQELEVDTLIHEVGAAQMEINFMHGDPLKLADSVFLFKRTVREAALRHKMYATFMAKPMEGEPGSAMHMHQSLVDEETGHNLFTGADGKPTSLFTGYIAGLQKYTPALMPIFAPYINSYRRLSRFMAAPINVAWGYDNRTVGFRIPHSGPAARRIENRIPGVDCNPYLAIAATLAAGYLGMTQNLEATEPLLSDGYELPYQLPRNLEEGLTLMGACEPIAEVLGEKFVKAYLALKETEYEAFFRVISSWERRHLLLHV, encoded by the coding sequence ATGCATGAAATCGACGACTTCCTGAAGCAGAACCGCGTCACCGAAATCGAAGCAATCATTCCGGATATGGCCGGGATCGCACGCGGCAAGATCATTCCGCGCAGCAAGTTCGAATCCGGCGAATCCATGCGCTTGCCGCAGGCGGTGATGATCCAGACCGTCACAGGGGACTATCCGGAAGACGGCACGCTCACCGGCGTCACCGACCCGGACATGGTCTGCGTGCCCGACGCCAGCACCATCCGCATGATTCCGTGGGCCGTCGATCCGACCGCCCAGGTGATCCACGATTGCGTTCACTTCGACGGCACGCCCGTCGCAATCTCGCCGCGCCGTGTGCTGCGCCGCGTGCTCGAGCTGTATAAGGCCAAAGGCTGGAAGCCAGTTATCGCGCCCGAGCTCGAGTTCTACCTGGTCGACATGAACAAGGACCCGGACCTGCCGCTGCAACCGCCGATCGGCCGTACGGGCCGTCCGGAGACCGGACGTCAGGCGTACTCGATCGAAGCCGTCAACGAATTCGATCCGCTGTTCGAAGACATCTATGAATACTGTGAAGTGCAGGAACTGGAAGTCGACACGCTGATTCACGAAGTCGGCGCCGCGCAGATGGAAATCAATTTCATGCACGGCGATCCGCTCAAGCTCGCCGACAGCGTGTTCCTGTTCAAGCGCACGGTGCGTGAAGCCGCGCTGCGTCACAAGATGTACGCAACCTTCATGGCCAAGCCGATGGAAGGCGAACCGGGCTCGGCGATGCACATGCACCAGAGCCTAGTCGATGAAGAAACCGGCCACAACCTGTTCACCGGTGCGGACGGCAAGCCCACCTCCTTGTTTACGGGCTATATCGCGGGCCTGCAGAAATACACGCCGGCGCTGATGCCGATTTTCGCGCCGTACATCAACTCGTATCGCCGCCTGTCGCGCTTCATGGCCGCACCGATCAACGTGGCATGGGGTTACGACAACCGCACGGTGGGGTTCCGGATTCCGCATTCGGGACCGGCCGCGCGCCGCATCGAGAACCGCATTCCGGGCGTAGACTGCAATCCGTATCTGGCGATTGCCGCAACGCTCGCCGCCGGCTATCTCGGCATGACGCAAAACCTCGAAGCCACCGAGCCGCTGCTCAGTGACGGCTACGAATTGCCGTACCAGTTGCCGCGCAACCTCGAAGAGGGGCTGACGCTGATGGGCGCCTGCGAGCCGATCGCCGAAGTACTCGGCGAGAAATTCGTCAAGGCTTACCTCGCACTGAAAGAAACCGAATACGAAGCGTTTTTCCGCGTGATCAGTTCGTGGGAACGCCGGCATTTGCTGCTGCACGTCTAA
- a CDS encoding polyamine ABC transporter substrate-binding protein, whose translation MSVCHLRHAVAGAALLAFTGFAALSVTPALAADTELNVYNWSDYIAKDTIPNFEKQQSIHVKYDNYDSDDTLQAKLLAGSSGYDIVVPTSNYMAKQIQAGVYMKLDKSKLPNLSNLDPVLMKMISDADPGNQYGVPWAYGTDGIGYNVQAVQKALGANAPVDSWALVFDPANLSKLKGCGVSFLDQAVDVFAATLQYMHKDPNSTNPADYQAAFEVLKKVRPYITQFNSSGYINDLANNDICVAVAWSGDVGIASRRTAEAKRSYQVKFSNVKEGGLLWFDVMVIPKDAPHPEAALKWINYIEDPKVNAAITNEVFYPTANKAARQFVVPGVAQDATVYPGDEVLSKMTLMKPMPTDILRLENRLWAQLKTGH comes from the coding sequence ATGAGCGTTTGTCATCTTCGTCATGCGGTCGCGGGGGCCGCGCTTCTCGCCTTCACGGGTTTTGCGGCGTTGTCGGTCACGCCGGCCCTTGCGGCCGACACGGAACTGAATGTCTACAACTGGTCGGACTACATCGCGAAGGACACGATTCCGAACTTCGAGAAGCAGCAAAGCATCCACGTCAAGTACGACAACTACGATAGCGACGACACGTTGCAGGCCAAGCTGCTCGCGGGCAGTTCCGGTTACGACATCGTGGTGCCGACATCGAACTACATGGCCAAGCAGATTCAGGCCGGCGTGTACATGAAGCTCGACAAGTCGAAACTGCCGAACCTGTCGAACCTCGACCCTGTATTGATGAAGATGATTTCCGACGCCGATCCGGGCAACCAGTACGGTGTGCCCTGGGCCTACGGCACCGACGGTATCGGCTACAACGTGCAGGCCGTGCAGAAAGCACTCGGCGCCAATGCCCCGGTGGATAGCTGGGCGCTCGTGTTCGACCCGGCCAATCTGTCGAAGCTGAAGGGCTGCGGCGTGTCGTTCCTCGACCAGGCGGTCGACGTGTTTGCCGCCACCCTGCAATACATGCATAAGGACCCGAACAGCACGAACCCCGCCGACTATCAGGCCGCGTTCGAAGTGCTGAAGAAAGTCCGCCCGTATATCACCCAATTCAATTCGTCCGGCTACATCAACGACCTTGCTAACAACGACATCTGCGTCGCGGTGGCGTGGTCCGGCGACGTCGGCATCGCGAGCCGCCGTACCGCTGAAGCCAAGCGTTCGTATCAGGTGAAATTCTCGAACGTCAAGGAAGGCGGCCTGCTGTGGTTCGACGTGATGGTGATCCCGAAAGACGCACCGCATCCGGAAGCCGCGCTGAAGTGGATCAATTACATCGAAGATCCGAAGGTCAACGCCGCGATCACCAATGAAGTGTTCTATCCGACTGCGAACAAGGCCGCGCGCCAGTTCGTCGTACCGGGTGTCGCACAGGATGCAACGGTTTATCCGGGCGACGAAGTGTTGAGCAAAATGACGCTCATGAAGCCAATGCCCACCGACATTCTGCGCCTTGAAAATCGTCTTTGGGCGCAGCTTAAAACCGGCCATTAA
- a CDS encoding gamma-glutamyl-gamma-aminobutyrate hydrolase family protein, whose protein sequence is MRNKPLVGISADRTMMGVHPSHVTGEKYIAAIVDGSQALAMLLPALGERQSTEDVLAAVDGLLFTGSYSNVEPHRYGGHPSAPGTLHDAARDATTLPLLRAAIAAGVPVLAVCRGFQEMNVVFGGTLHQSVHAVAGLNDHRENKEDDLDVQYAPSHSITLTQGGLLQRLAGGTNEARVNSLHGQGVERLGAGLVAEATAPDGLIEAVSVKDARAFALGVQWHPEWKHADDALSTAIFRAFGDACRDRMRTKAGYGAASAAATHA, encoded by the coding sequence ATGCGAAACAAACCTCTCGTCGGCATCAGCGCCGACAGAACGATGATGGGAGTCCACCCGTCGCACGTGACCGGCGAGAAGTACATCGCCGCGATCGTGGACGGCTCGCAGGCGCTGGCCATGTTGCTGCCGGCGCTCGGCGAGCGTCAGTCCACCGAAGACGTGCTGGCTGCTGTCGACGGCTTGCTGTTCACCGGCAGCTATTCGAATGTCGAGCCGCACCGCTACGGCGGCCATCCCAGCGCGCCGGGCACGCTGCACGACGCCGCACGCGATGCGACGACGCTGCCGCTGCTGCGCGCCGCGATCGCAGCAGGCGTGCCGGTGCTGGCGGTATGCCGGGGTTTCCAGGAAATGAACGTGGTGTTCGGCGGGACGTTGCATCAAAGCGTTCACGCGGTGGCCGGCTTGAACGACCATCGCGAGAACAAGGAAGACGACCTCGACGTGCAATACGCACCGTCGCATTCGATCACGCTGACGCAGGGCGGCTTGTTGCAGCGCCTCGCGGGCGGCACGAATGAAGCGCGTGTGAATTCATTGCACGGTCAGGGCGTCGAGCGGCTAGGCGCGGGACTGGTGGCTGAAGCCACCGCCCCGGACGGATTGATCGAAGCGGTGAGCGTGAAAGATGCGCGTGCCTTCGCGCTGGGTGTGCAGTGGCACCCGGAATGGAAGCATGCCGACGACGCGCTTTCCACCGCGATCTTTCGCGCCTTCGGCGACGCCTGCCGCGATCGAATGCGCACCAAGGCCGGCTATGGCGCGGCATCCGCCGCCGCCACGCATGCCTGA